The following are encoded in a window of Nostoc sp. UHCC 0302 genomic DNA:
- a CDS encoding CHAT domain-containing protein, with product MTKLHPLRLILLLCLSLCSETVSAYPKPIPSTSQLITQTNTPDSNRAAAQKAEAEAYQLGKQKAPFLTQVIPKFEEALKYWRLAKDRKKEATTLDQIAKFYWVRGEYPKALEYAQKALLICQALGDKECEGGATTSLSLIYDQMGEYQKAIDIRLQIPLLSPKNVDLPSIVYTTVGQIYSDKLGEKKKALEYYNKALEYWKEKGDVLKQAEILDYIAFFYISLGETNKGFDSLNQANNLDPELKRDTGNYDVIYLVLNGSICADKLASIKKTPNIEKLENSSKQSATPNSDAATNNSIEYYKQLVQKYHTQELLRAEAEFLSNLGNLVYTRIGEYQKALEVHRQALKLRQIMGGKPEEAETLKHIANILNKQGKKQEAIDKLNQALEIQRQIKNRPEEAKTLETLGDLYLSLGAYPESLNVYEKALSLDQIIGDHSDESRTLSNIGDVYRKSQNYPRALNYYQKSLEISKKAGDCNYEAQSLERIGRTYLAAGNSQQAINFANQTLNLSRNLGVNEYKSATEAATFNIRAQVELKQGNYSQALESSQKARKAARESRYRDLEARAIAPTAEAYVALKQPDKAIQAYQEQLALYKEIGFSAEQAQSLYNIAKLQRQNNQLPESFTEIDKAIKIIENIRKEVVSEDLKTSFFATVQDYYQLKIDILMELHKQDPSKGYNALALNTSERSRARSLLELLTEAHADIRKGVDPKLLEEERSLQQQIDARRKIRIELLSSKKPPEQVDELNKEIEELSEKYQQILASIRAKSPGYAAITQPQPLTLAEIQSLVLDDNTILLQYSLGQEHSYLWLVTKTEIKSYELPKGEDIETAAKKFAQNIKGGGELYSRGGITVQPGKNAENPEKVATKLSQMLLQPVAEELGNKRLLIVGDGILQYIPFAALPNPTPTKLQPLLVEHEIVNAPSASTIAVVRNEIKNRNIAVKKLAVLADPVFSKDDNRLKPNVAPGGQNRGKNPNSTELNASALKRYSCDSNLSFPRLEGTYTEATNILSLVPKSSSKSAFDFDANRTTVTNPEMSQYQIVHFATHGFFDTNNPKCSSVVLSLVDSKGNAEDGFLQLQDIFNLNLPAELVVLSACETGLGEQVKGEGLVGLTRGFMYAGSPRVAVSLWSVDDKGTAELMTKFYTKMLKDNLRPVAALRAAQLEMWRSPNPNYSRTNVWAAFTLQGEWR from the coding sequence ATGACCAAACTACATCCTCTAAGATTAATCCTGTTGCTGTGCCTATCCTTGTGTTCAGAAACAGTCAGCGCCTATCCCAAACCAATACCCTCAACCTCTCAACTAATAACCCAAACCAACACCCCAGATAGCAATCGTGCTGCGGCCCAAAAAGCAGAAGCAGAAGCCTATCAATTAGGCAAACAGAAAGCACCCTTCTTAACCCAAGTCATTCCTAAATTTGAAGAAGCCCTAAAATATTGGCGTTTAGCAAAAGACCGCAAAAAAGAAGCCACAACTCTTGATCAAATTGCTAAATTCTACTGGGTTCGAGGTGAATATCCCAAAGCTTTGGAATATGCTCAGAAAGCCCTACTTATTTGTCAAGCTTTAGGGGATAAGGAATGTGAGGGTGGAGCCACTACTTCACTTAGCTTGATCTACGACCAAATGGGAGAATATCAAAAAGCGATTGATATCCGTCTGCAAATTCCATTACTCTCTCCTAAGAATGTTGATTTACCATCTATCGTTTACACCACGGTTGGACAGATTTACAGTGACAAATTAGGCGAAAAAAAGAAAGCACTTGAGTATTACAACAAAGCTTTGGAATACTGGAAAGAAAAAGGTGATGTCCTCAAACAAGCTGAAATACTCGATTATATTGCTTTTTTTTACATCAGTTTAGGTGAAACAAACAAAGGCTTTGATTCCCTAAATCAGGCTAATAATCTCGATCCAGAATTGAAGAGAGATACAGGCAATTACGATGTAATATACCTCGTGTTAAATGGCTCAATTTGTGCCGATAAATTAGCATCAATAAAAAAGACTCCCAATATTGAGAAATTAGAGAATTCGTCGAAGCAATCAGCAACTCCAAATTCTGACGCAGCTACCAATAATAGTATCGAATACTACAAACAACTAGTTCAAAAATATCACACACAAGAACTTCTTAGGGCTGAAGCGGAGTTTCTATCAAATCTTGGTAATTTGGTATATACAAGAATTGGAGAATATCAAAAAGCCCTAGAAGTTCATCGACAAGCACTAAAACTGAGGCAAATAATGGGCGGTAAGCCAGAAGAAGCAGAGACACTTAAGCATATTGCTAATATTTTAAATAAGCAAGGTAAAAAACAAGAAGCGATTGATAAACTCAATCAAGCCTTAGAGATTCAACGTCAGATAAAAAATCGTCCAGAAGAAGCTAAGACTTTAGAGACTCTTGGTGATCTTTATTTGTCTTTAGGCGCATATCCTGAGAGTTTAAATGTTTATGAAAAAGCATTATCCCTAGATCAAATTATCGGGGATCATAGCGATGAAAGCCGTACTCTGAGCAACATTGGAGATGTCTATCGCAAGTCGCAAAATTACCCACGAGCTCTGAATTATTATCAGAAATCATTAGAAATATCCAAAAAAGCTGGAGATTGTAACTATGAAGCCCAATCACTAGAGCGTATTGGTCGAACTTACCTTGCTGCGGGCAATTCTCAACAAGCAATTAATTTTGCTAACCAGACTCTAAATTTATCTCGTAATTTAGGGGTTAATGAGTATAAATCAGCCACAGAAGCAGCTACATTTAATATCCGCGCTCAAGTTGAGCTTAAACAAGGAAATTATTCCCAGGCTCTAGAATCCTCTCAAAAAGCCAGAAAAGCAGCACGAGAATCTCGCTATAGGGACTTAGAGGCAAGAGCGATCGCCCCAACTGCTGAAGCTTACGTAGCCCTTAAACAACCAGATAAAGCTATACAAGCCTATCAAGAACAACTTGCTCTGTATAAGGAAATAGGCTTTAGTGCTGAACAAGCCCAAAGTCTCTACAATATCGCCAAACTTCAACGCCAAAACAACCAATTACCAGAATCCTTCACAGAAATAGATAAAGCAATCAAAATCATCGAAAACATTCGCAAAGAAGTCGTTAGTGAAGATTTAAAAACTTCCTTTTTTGCCACAGTACAAGATTATTATCAACTGAAAATCGACATTTTGATGGAACTGCACAAACAAGACCCATCAAAAGGATACAACGCTCTTGCTCTCAACACCAGCGAACGCTCCCGCGCCCGCAGTCTGCTAGAACTTCTGACAGAAGCCCATGCAGATATCCGTAAAGGAGTAGATCCAAAACTCTTAGAAGAGGAACGTAGTTTACAACAACAAATTGATGCCAGAAGGAAAATCCGGATTGAACTCTTATCAAGTAAAAAACCCCCAGAACAAGTAGATGAATTAAATAAAGAAATTGAGGAACTTTCAGAGAAATATCAGCAAATCCTAGCTTCTATCCGCGCTAAAAGTCCGGGTTATGCAGCAATTACTCAACCCCAACCCCTGACACTCGCAGAAATTCAATCCTTAGTTCTTGATGACAACACAATTCTTTTACAATATTCCCTCGGACAGGAACACAGTTATCTTTGGTTAGTGACAAAGACAGAAATAAAAAGTTATGAATTACCCAAAGGTGAAGATATTGAAACGGCAGCTAAGAAGTTTGCTCAAAATATCAAAGGCGGTGGGGAATTATATTCACGAGGTGGAATTACAGTTCAACCTGGAAAAAATGCTGAAAATCCTGAAAAAGTTGCTACTAAATTAAGTCAAATGTTGCTTCAGCCTGTGGCGGAGGAATTAGGAAATAAGCGATTGTTGATTGTGGGTGATGGAATTTTACAATATATACCCTTTGCAGCGTTGCCAAATCCAACACCAACAAAATTACAACCGTTGTTAGTAGAACATGAAATTGTGAATGCGCCTTCGGCTTCTACAATTGCGGTGGTGAGGAATGAAATTAAAAACCGCAATATTGCTGTAAAAAAATTAGCTGTGTTGGCAGATCCAGTATTTAGTAAAGATGATAATCGCTTAAAGCCAAACGTAGCTCCAGGTGGTCAAAATAGAGGTAAAAATCCCAACTCTACTGAGTTAAATGCTTCAGCACTGAAGCGTTATAGCTGTGATTCAAATCTTAGCTTTCCTCGCCTTGAAGGCACATACACAGAAGCCACAAATATTTTGAGTTTAGTTCCCAAATCATCAAGCAAATCAGCTTTTGATTTTGATGCTAATCGCACTACCGTAACGAATCCAGAAATGAGTCAATACCAAATTGTACACTTTGCAACTCACGGATTTTTCGATACTAACAATCCTAAGTGTTCTAGTGTAGTGCTATCTTTGGTAGATTCAAAAGGAAATGCTGAAGATGGTTTTCTTCAACTTCAAGATATTTTTAACCTCAACCTTCCAGCAGAATTAGTGGTGCTAAGCGCTTGTGAAACCGGACTTGGAGAACAAGTAAAAGGTGAAGGTTTGGTAGGATTGACAAGAGGATTTATGTATGCCGGTAGTCCACGAGTTGCTGTCAGTTTGTGGAGTGTAGACGATAAAGGAACAGCAGAATTAATGACAAAATTTTACACAAAAATGCTCAAAGATAATTTACGACCTGTAGCAGCGCTGAGAGCTGCACAATTAGAAATGTGGCGCAGTCCCAATCCCAATTATTCTCGGACTAATGTCTGGGCGGCTTTTACTTTACAAGGTGAGTGGCGATGA
- a CDS encoding pentapeptide repeat-containing protein, which produces MANIQQIWQRWIPGLLEKVAKRGETVESGAEVTKATLEFAIALGLLASVPSAPVFAAGLAFVGIGRQGLALLHERTNQKFEIEEWVAFACPLAYINSFNALVERNVWLQEKLNAELKAQEVKPQFHQLGHLELDNSKAEEALKQFPNSTLGQALNQELFTYLETKGIKPEIASLVTGWVAWDTYNYIKQLFSYESEEVRQTLSLMITAAQEVRADDKYASIESYLKEQISPSPSDPLLIERWKVIGEEFKIPEIYVPLKAQLLDSNGKPKEEDTVDLENWVTEQLNKSQTNRQVIFIQAGPGRGKSVSCKMFAERVRKELHPIWTPILIRLRDIDTFEPNIENTLRAAVRENFANRDDWLSHRNTRYLFILDGFDELRFEGRTAKGIEDFLGQVGNYQAQRVCRHQFIVTGRESALYGIENRLPANLVRLEIALIDDQIQIQWLEKWGRLVGQDKVSEFQKFLKADNCPERVKELAREPLLLYLLGAMHRDDELNIQMFGGANDAQAKIIIYQKTLDWVLTKQRPEKLNQELTEFDTEDLRLILIEAGLCVTQSGREWTSIKAIEERLKNDKSARDLLESAQNKLSGENPLRNALAAFYLRPAKASSSTEGAVEFIHKSFGEFLCAQKIKESLKHWTEISSKSRRERYVIDDEKLAEEIYDLFGYGGLTQEILEYLMALLYSEDKFQHLKLFERLEDFYIYWCQGKFIDIDDKTTLPQEKAKNLEIRKLGQRQVDIFTGLNVMILLLELHRYAQTQDGLKDNIVFYPCGKEDSDNFDEDRLFRIIGYSNSVTVGTFSETVGYFLSGANLRGANLRGANLDGANLDGANLDGANLDGANLRSAYLYGANLRGAYLYGANLRGAYLSGAYLDGANLDGAILSGAYLSGAYLSGAYLYGAILSGAYLNGANLSGAYLNGANLDGANLLNITWDKHTNWNGVRELDKARNVPEKLLSQLNSTAHLSPLKDTPPSA; this is translated from the coding sequence ATGGCAAATATTCAGCAGATTTGGCAACGTTGGATTCCTGGACTGCTTGAGAAAGTAGCAAAGCGTGGAGAAACAGTGGAGTCGGGAGCAGAAGTTACTAAAGCTACTTTGGAATTTGCAATCGCTCTGGGATTGCTAGCGAGTGTACCATCAGCACCAGTCTTCGCAGCGGGGTTAGCATTTGTAGGAATTGGACGGCAAGGCTTGGCATTGTTACATGAGAGAACAAATCAAAAATTTGAGATAGAAGAATGGGTAGCTTTTGCTTGTCCATTAGCTTATATAAATAGTTTTAATGCTTTAGTTGAGAGAAACGTTTGGTTGCAGGAAAAACTGAATGCAGAGTTAAAAGCGCAGGAAGTTAAGCCTCAGTTTCACCAACTGGGACATTTGGAATTAGACAATAGTAAAGCCGAAGAAGCATTGAAGCAGTTTCCAAATTCAACATTAGGACAAGCTTTAAATCAAGAATTATTTACTTACTTAGAAACAAAAGGGATTAAACCAGAGATTGCATCTTTAGTTACAGGATGGGTTGCCTGGGATACATATAATTATATCAAGCAGCTTTTCTCCTACGAATCAGAAGAAGTGCGCCAAACCTTAAGTTTGATGATAACAGCAGCACAAGAAGTAAGAGCAGATGATAAATACGCCAGCATAGAGTCATACCTGAAAGAACAAATATCACCATCACCAAGCGACCCGTTACTAATTGAACGATGGAAGGTAATAGGTGAAGAATTTAAAATACCGGAAATCTATGTGCCACTGAAAGCTCAATTGTTAGATAGTAATGGCAAACCTAAAGAAGAAGATACTGTTGATTTAGAGAATTGGGTAACAGAGCAACTGAATAAATCCCAAACAAATAGGCAAGTTATTTTTATTCAAGCAGGGCCAGGGCGAGGCAAAAGCGTCTCTTGTAAAATGTTTGCAGAGCGGGTAAGGAAAGAACTTCACCCAATTTGGACACCAATACTAATTAGGCTGAGAGACATAGATACTTTTGAGCCAAATATCGAAAATACTCTTCGTGCGGCTGTTAGAGAGAATTTTGCTAACCGAGATGATTGGTTGAGTCATCGCAATACTCGATATTTATTTATATTAGATGGTTTTGATGAATTACGTTTTGAAGGAAGAACAGCAAAAGGAATAGAAGATTTTCTTGGGCAAGTAGGAAACTATCAAGCACAAAGAGTATGTAGGCATCAATTCATAGTGACTGGTAGAGAATCAGCGTTGTATGGAATTGAAAATCGGCTACCAGCTAACTTAGTTAGGTTAGAAATAGCGTTAATAGATGACCAAATCCAGATCCAATGGTTAGAAAAGTGGGGTAGATTAGTTGGACAAGATAAAGTATCAGAATTTCAAAAGTTTCTCAAAGCAGATAATTGCCCTGAGCGTGTTAAAGAATTAGCACGGGAACCACTTTTACTATATCTTTTAGGGGCTATGCACCGAGATGATGAGTTAAATATCCAAATGTTTGGAGGTGCTAATGATGCTCAAGCTAAAATAATAATTTATCAAAAAACACTAGATTGGGTTTTAACGAAACAACGTCCTGAAAAACTTAATCAAGAGCTTACAGAATTTGATACAGAAGACTTGCGCCTGATTTTAATTGAAGCGGGATTGTGTGTTACTCAGTCTGGAAGAGAATGGACTTCAATCAAAGCAATTGAAGAACGGCTTAAGAATGATAAATCAGCTAGAGATTTACTGGAATCAGCACAAAATAAGCTTAGTGGTGAAAATCCTTTAAGAAATGCGTTAGCAGCATTTTATCTACGCCCAGCAAAAGCATCCTCCTCAACAGAAGGTGCTGTCGAGTTTATTCACAAGAGTTTTGGTGAATTTCTCTGCGCTCAGAAAATAAAAGAGAGCTTGAAACATTGGACAGAAATATCTTCTAAAAGTAGACGTGAGAGATATGTTATTGATGATGAGAAGCTAGCAGAAGAAATCTATGATTTATTTGGCTACGGTGGATTGACACAAGAGATTTTAGAGTACTTAATGGCTCTACTTTATTCTGAAGATAAATTTCAACACTTAAAATTATTTGAACGATTAGAAGATTTCTATATTTATTGGTGTCAAGGAAAATTTATAGATATAGATGACAAAACGACATTACCTCAAGAGAAAGCAAAAAATTTAGAAATACGGAAATTAGGCCAGCGACAAGTTGATATATTTACTGGGCTAAATGTAATGATTCTTCTCTTAGAGTTACACCGTTATGCTCAGACTCAAGATGGACTAAAGGATAATATTGTCTTTTATCCTTGCGGTAAAGAAGACAGCGATAATTTTGATGAGGATCGATTGTTTCGGATTATTGGATATAGCAACAGTGTTACCGTAGGTACTTTCTCAGAAACTGTCGGTTATTTCCTCTCTGGCGCTAACCTCAGAGGCGCTAACCTCAGAGGCGCTAACCTCGATGGCGCTAACCTCGATGGCGCTAACCTTGATGGCGCTAACCTTGATGGCGCTAACCTCAGAAGCGCTTACCTTTATGGCGCTAACCTCAGAGGCGCTTACCTTTATGGCGCTAACCTCAGAGGCGCTTACCTCTCCGGCGCTTACCTCGATGGTGCTAACCTCGATGGCGCTATCCTCTCTGGCGCTTACCTCTCTGGCGCTTACCTCTCTGGCGCTTACCTTTATGGCGCTATCCTCTCTGGCGCTTACCTTAATGGCGCTAACCTCTCTGGTGCTTACCTCAATGGCGCTAACCTCGATGGCGCTAACCTTCTCAATATTACTTGGGATAAGCATACAAACTGGAACGGCGTGAGAGAATTAGATAAAGCACGAAACGTACCTGAAAAATTACTTTCCCAATTAAACTCAACCGCCCACCTTTCGCCCCTAAAAGACACTCCACCGTCAGCCTGA
- a CDS encoding ATP-binding protein yields the protein MTIDLLEFFQRTDPSRTLQVNQGLDKKYYIDFSSVRGGDIIGKLKQKITFFKANEPTCTLFTGHIGCGKSTELIKLQVELEALDFHVVYFESSEDLEMTDVDIADVLLAIAHRVSQSLEKITLSEPNKFHELLQGALRALDSEVTGFKVKTPVGDVGFSGEKEKFSLALGIGEITSKTKSNPILWEKLNQYLGPQKTRLLEAINRELLEPAIAKLKQQGKRGLVVIVDNLDRIDNRIKPWGRPQQEYIFVDQGEFLTKLNCHLVFTMPLALKFSNDYGTLTQRFPEDPKVLPMVPVQWPDGSIHEQGMALMQQMVLARAFPELQPDERLNYISEVFDNTETLEHLCRLSGGHVRDLLRLLNTWIQEEMTLPLSRNTLEQVIRSRRNEMTMPISDSEWELLRYVKQKKKVSDDQGYQKLIRSRFVFEYRDGGESWFDLNPILAEAADLNN from the coding sequence ATGACCATAGATTTACTAGAGTTTTTCCAGCGAACAGACCCCAGCCGGACTTTACAGGTCAATCAAGGTTTAGATAAGAAGTACTACATTGATTTTTCCTCTGTGCGGGGTGGCGATATTATTGGCAAGCTGAAGCAGAAAATTACGTTTTTCAAAGCGAATGAACCGACCTGCACTTTATTCACTGGTCATATCGGCTGCGGGAAATCAACAGAACTAATAAAGTTACAGGTGGAACTCGAAGCGCTGGACTTTCATGTGGTGTATTTTGAATCCAGTGAAGACTTAGAAATGACCGACGTAGACATTGCAGATGTACTACTCGCGATCGCGCATCGTGTAAGCCAAAGCCTGGAGAAAATCACGCTCTCTGAACCGAACAAATTCCACGAACTGCTGCAAGGGGCATTGAGGGCGCTAGACTCCGAAGTAACGGGGTTCAAGGTAAAAACACCAGTTGGTGACGTTGGTTTCTCTGGGGAGAAAGAAAAATTCTCCCTCGCTCTAGGAATTGGAGAAATCACGTCTAAGACGAAAAGTAACCCGATACTGTGGGAGAAACTCAACCAATACCTGGGGCCACAGAAAACCAGACTCCTCGAAGCGATTAACCGAGAACTGCTAGAGCCTGCGATCGCTAAACTGAAGCAGCAGGGGAAAAGAGGATTGGTGGTGATAGTCGATAACCTCGACCGCATAGACAACCGGATTAAGCCGTGGGGTCGTCCGCAGCAGGAATATATCTTCGTGGATCAGGGGGAGTTCTTGACAAAGCTCAATTGCCACTTGGTTTTCACAATGCCCCTGGCGCTGAAGTTCTCGAACGATTACGGAACGCTGACCCAAAGATTCCCGGAAGACCCGAAGGTACTGCCGATGGTTCCAGTGCAATGGCCAGACGGTAGCATACATGAGCAGGGGATGGCGCTGATGCAGCAGATGGTACTGGCTAGGGCATTCCCTGAATTGCAACCAGACGAGCGGTTAAACTACATAAGTGAAGTCTTCGATAATACAGAAACGCTAGAACATCTGTGCAGATTGAGTGGTGGTCATGTACGAGATTTGCTGAGGTTGCTCAATACCTGGATTCAGGAGGAAATGACACTTCCACTTTCCCGTAATACCCTGGAGCAAGTGATTCGCTCTCGTCGCAATGAGATGACGATGCCGATTTCAGATTCGGAGTGGGAGTTACTACGTTATGTTAAGCAAAAGAAGAAAGTCAGTGATGACCAAGGATACCAAAAGCTAATCCGTAGTAGATTTGTGTTTGAATACCGAGATGGGGGCGAATCCTGGTTTGATTTAAACCCGATTTTGGCAGAAGCGGCAGACTTAAACAATTGA